The following are encoded together in the Tripterygium wilfordii isolate XIE 37 chromosome 3, ASM1340144v1, whole genome shotgun sequence genome:
- the LOC119995471 gene encoding uncharacterized protein LOC119995471, which produces MAELIHHKPKSKPTTNCFLGCFGFPSKQQFSRKKSVAKKNNKTTLCFSWSRFRIKRSSTVKTVPLDSTNVSSESFNLSFICPSPTKKDSKPLGQITAAAIVSSDNQSPKETKINNLHHSRRQSHDATCQKGLSFRRKIDSIRNTSHPGSPDTAKPRNGRPNVSISRSTTFPGPERVKLVGSPSTHSPVISKEEDNKSDPIVGMSIIIVTILIMLVWGRLCAILCTSAWFFFVPRLGSNIDHSGTNGSGSKQPDLNSKEYKKRVVLEGLLERNYHRHRSTL; this is translated from the exons ATGGCCGAACTAATCCATCACAAACCCAAATCCAAACCCACCACTAATTGCTTCCTGGGTTGTTTCGGATTCCCCAGCAAACAACAATTTTCCAGGAAAAAATCAGTTGccaagaaaaacaacaaaaccaCCCTATGCTTTTCTTGGTCAAGATTTCGCATCAAAAGATCCTCCACCGTCAAAACAGTGCCCCTAGACTCCACTAATGTGTCATCCGAGAGCTTCAACCTCTCCTTCATATGTCCAAGTCCGACCAAAAAAGATTCTAAACCACTCGGTCAAATCACCGCAGCCGCCATAGTCTCCTCTgacaatcaatcccctaaagaG ACAAAGATCAACAATCTCCATCACAGTAGGAGGCAATCGCATGACGCCACGTGCCAAAAGGGATTGTCCTTCCGCCGCAAAATCGACTCCATAAGAAACACCAGCCACCCGGGTTCACCTGACACGGCCAAGCCCAGAAACGGGCGGCCCAACGTGTCCATTTCAAGGTCCACGACGTTCCCGGGTCCGGAACGGGTGAAATTGGTgg GTAGCCCGTCAACCCATTCTCCAGTTATAAGTAAAGAAGAAGACAATAAATCGGATCCGATTGTGGGTATGTCCATTATAATAGTGACAATATTGATAATGTTAGTATGGGGTAGATTATGCGCCATCCTTTGTACATCTGCATGGTTTTTCTTTGTTCCTCGTTTGGGAAGCAATATTGATCACAGTGGTACAAATGGGTCGGGCTCGAAGCAACCCGACTTGAATTCGAAGGAGTACAAGAAGCGTGTTGTTTTGGAGGGTCTTCTCGAGAGGAATTATCATCGTCATCGTTCAACACTCTGA
- the LOC119995110 gene encoding 60S ribosomal protein L44 gives MVNVPKTKKTYCKSKECRKHTLHKVTQYKKGKDSLAAQGKRRYDRKQSGYGGQTKPVFHKKAKTTKKIVLRLQCQGCKHVSQHPIKRCKHFEIGGDKKGKGTSLF, from the exons ATG GTGAACGTTCCAAAGACCAAGAAGACCTACTGCAAGAGCAAGGAGTGCAGGAAGCACACCCTTCATAAAGTCACACAGTATAAGAAGGGTAAGGATAGTCTTGCCGCTCAAGGTAAACGCCGTTATGATCGCAAACAATCAGGGTATGGAGGGCAGACCAAACCAGTCTTCCACAAGAAG GCAAAAACAACTAAAAAGATTGTGCTGAGGTTGCAATGCCAGGGTTGCAAGCATGTCTCCCAGCACCCAATCAAG AGGTGCAAGCACTTTGAGATTGGTGGGGACAAGAAGGGAAAGGGGACTTCTCTTTTCTAA